A single region of the Cyanobacteria bacterium FACHB-DQ100 genome encodes:
- a CDS encoding phycocyanobilin:ferredoxin oxidoreductase, with the protein MTSISPSLRQQQHPLIRNLANMIERVWQQHLDLSPYDLPEDLGYVEGRMEGEKLVIENRCYQSPQFRKLHLELAKLGNSLDILHCVMFPRPEYALPMFGADLVGGRGGQISLAIADLSPISADRQLPEDYQTALNAVPETEFVQRRAVPEWGDIFSDFCLLVRPSSPEEEAAFLEQVRSYLEIHCQTAIATDPTPEQSAEILAGQRYYCTQQQQNDKTRRVLEKAFGTAWADRYITTVLFDMPE; encoded by the coding sequence ATGACTTCGATTTCGCCTTCTCTGCGCCAACAGCAACACCCTTTAATTCGCAATTTAGCCAACATGATCGAGCGCGTGTGGCAGCAACACTTAGATCTGTCACCCTACGACCTGCCCGAAGATTTAGGCTACGTAGAAGGACGAATGGAAGGTGAAAAACTGGTGATTGAAAATCGCTGCTATCAATCGCCGCAGTTCCGCAAACTTCATCTCGAACTGGCAAAGCTTGGAAACTCGCTGGATATCTTGCACTGTGTCATGTTTCCGCGTCCAGAGTATGCGTTACCGATGTTCGGAGCCGATCTAGTCGGCGGACGCGGCGGACAAATTAGCTTAGCGATCGCCGATCTCTCTCCAATTAGTGCCGATCGCCAACTTCCCGAAGACTATCAAACCGCACTCAACGCCGTTCCTGAAACTGAGTTTGTGCAGCGACGAGCGGTTCCAGAATGGGGTGATATCTTTTCTGATTTCTGTTTGCTGGTCCGTCCGAGCAGTCCAGAAGAAGAAGCAGCATTTTTAGAGCAAGTACGATCGTATTTAGAAATTCACTGTCAAACGGCGATCGCTACTGATCCGACTCCAGAGCAAAGTGCCGAAATTCTGGCGGGACAGCGATACTACTGCACTCAGCAGCAGCAAAACGACAAAACCCGCCGAGTGCTGGAAAAAGCCTTCGGCACAGCGTGGGCAGATCGCTACATCACCACCGTTTTGTTTGACATGCCTGAGTAA
- a CDS encoding 2-carboxy-1,4-naphthoquinone phytyltransferase: MTLRSVEPAKKKLWYAAIKPPMYSVAVMPIWVGSAVAFAETRSLNPAIFFVFLVSAILILAWENLSNDVFDSETGVDVNKANSVVNLTGNKPLVFWIANACLVAGLSGILSIALLQQDFTVIGLILLCCAIGYVYQGPPFRLSYKGLGEPLCFVAFGPLAFAAAYYSQTKAWSTVNFAASIGVGIATSLVLFCSHFNQVKDDAAIGKKSPVVRLGAKRSAELLPWICGSFYALTILFVILKVFPFWTLLSLLSFPVAKRLCQVIKAHYDHPHKLLRCRLIAVELHFWYGLLFGLGFLLP, encoded by the coding sequence ATGACCCTGCGATCGGTGGAGCCTGCTAAAAAGAAATTATGGTATGCCGCGATTAAGCCGCCCATGTATAGTGTGGCAGTTATGCCGATTTGGGTTGGGTCTGCGGTAGCGTTTGCTGAAACTCGATCGCTCAATCCAGCAATTTTCTTCGTATTTTTGGTGTCTGCGATCTTGATCCTGGCTTGGGAAAATCTGAGTAATGATGTGTTCGACTCGGAAACTGGGGTCGATGTGAATAAAGCGAATTCGGTCGTTAACTTGACCGGAAATAAGCCGCTCGTCTTTTGGATTGCCAACGCTTGCTTGGTGGCTGGGCTTTCGGGGATTTTGTCGATCGCGCTGTTGCAGCAAGATTTTACAGTGATTGGATTGATTCTGCTGTGTTGTGCGATCGGCTATGTCTATCAAGGCCCACCCTTTCGATTGAGCTACAAAGGTTTGGGTGAACCGTTGTGCTTCGTGGCGTTTGGCCCTTTGGCATTTGCGGCAGCTTATTACAGTCAAACGAAAGCTTGGTCAACTGTGAATTTTGCGGCATCGATCGGCGTGGGAATCGCGACGAGTTTGGTGCTGTTTTGTTCGCATTTTAATCAGGTGAAAGATGATGCCGCGATCGGTAAAAAATCTCCGGTTGTGCGCTTGGGTGCAAAGCGATCGGCGGAACTTTTGCCTTGGATTTGTGGCAGTTTTTACGCATTGACGATTTTGTTTGTAATTTTGAAAGTGTTTCCGTTCTGGACGCTGTTGTCGTTACTGAGCTTTCCGGTTGCAAAACGCTTATGTCAAGTGATTAAAGCTCACTATGATCACCCGCATAAACTGTTGCGTTGTCGATTGATTGCGGTTGAATTGCATTTTTGGTACGGCTTGCTGTTTGGATTAGGATTTCTGCTTCCGTGA
- a CDS encoding o-succinylbenzoate synthase encodes MKFEFRPYRRRFRQPLKTHHGVWTVREGILIRLEDAAEQVGFGEIAPLEWFGSELIEDAVALCRNAPSAIDLNWIREIPLPACQFGFESAALMALRSPLNPPRVGDFEGGKVLQHSGLLSQVEDWKTLWNQAYRTFKLKIAIAPIETEITTIASLLSQLPKDTALRLDANMGLNESELRQWLEFCDDYSSIEFIEQPMRENDFEIMLKLSQQYRTQIALDESVATLGQLRDCYDRGWHGIFVIKPAIAGFPSQLRQFCQKHQIDTVFSTVFETAIGRQMGLQLAAELSNRAVGYGTAHWFDELNSENFEELWNSLSVD; translated from the coding sequence ATGAAGTTTGAGTTTCGCCCGTATCGTCGGCGATTCCGTCAGCCGTTGAAAACACATCATGGAGTTTGGACGGTACGAGAGGGAATTCTGATTCGATTGGAAGATGCAGCGGAGCAAGTTGGGTTTGGGGAGATTGCGCCCTTGGAGTGGTTTGGCTCGGAGTTGATCGAGGATGCGGTCGCGCTTTGTCGGAATGCACCAAGCGCGATCGATTTGAATTGGATTCGAGAGATTCCTCTTCCTGCTTGTCAATTTGGGTTTGAATCGGCTGCGTTGATGGCGTTGAGAAGCCCCCTAAATCCCCCACGAGTGGGGGACTTTGAAGGTGGGAAAGTGCTTCAACACAGTGGATTACTTTCTCAGGTGGAAGACTGGAAAACACTTTGGAACCAGGCGTATCGAACGTTTAAATTGAAGATTGCGATCGCGCCGATTGAAACAGAAATTACAACGATCGCATCATTACTCAGTCAATTACCAAAAGATACAGCGTTGAGACTCGATGCCAACATGGGATTGAATGAATCTGAATTACGCCAATGGCTAGAGTTTTGTGATGACTATAGCAGTATCGAATTTATAGAGCAGCCAATGCGAGAAAATGATTTTGAGATTATGTTGAAATTAAGTCAGCAATATCGAACTCAAATTGCATTAGATGAATCGGTTGCAACGCTTGGACAGCTTCGAGATTGCTACGATCGCGGCTGGCATGGAATCTTTGTGATTAAGCCTGCGATCGCTGGATTTCCGTCACAGCTTCGTCAATTTTGTCAGAAGCACCAAATTGATACTGTGTTTTCGACTGTTTTTGAGACGGCGATCGGGCGACAGATGGGATTGCAGCTTGCAGCAGAACTGAGCAATCGAGCCGTGGGATACGGTACGGCACATTGGTTTGATGAATTGAACAGTGAGAACTTTGAGGAGCTATGGAACAGCCTCTCAGTCGATTAG